A genomic window from Candidatus Nitrosoglobus terrae includes:
- a CDS encoding efflux RND transporter permease subunit, whose amino-acid sequence MLDRLLKFSINRRWLVMLAVFGLVLFGIYSYHQLPISAVPDVSNIQVQINTEALGYSPLETEELITFPMELAMLGTPKLHKTRSISKYGLSQVVAIFEDSTDIYFARQQVNERIQQARGSLPLGIRPQIGPIATGLGEIVLWTVEAIPSGRKSDKNPHTLTDLRTLQDWVIRPQLLTVPGITEINSIGGYKKQYHVTPDPQRLIAYGLNFQDVMRALAKNNNNIGAGYIEHAGEQYLIRVPGRVYTFNEIGNIQVGISQGVPILIQDVAEVLLGKELRTGAATRDGKEAIIGTAVMLTGKNSHVVARAAVKKLAEVNHSLIAEGVEIKPFYDRTVLVDTAIATVKNNLLEGAALVVTILFLLLGNIRAALITALVIPLAMLFTIAGMIVSEVSANLVSLGAIDFGIIVDGAVVIVENCIRHLSETQEQLKRPLTLDQRLKIVYEASAETLRALLFGQLIIMSVYAPIFALTGVAGKMFHPMAQTVIMALLGATLLSVTFIPAAIALFIGKKVSEKESGLIRLAQKAYLPILNFVLHNRALMTTIAVVIAILSGLIATRLGTEFVPHLDEGDSALVVVRSPGTSLSQSIAMEKNLEKLLKTFPEVKTVAGRTGTAEVANDVMGPEQTDVYVMLKPKKEWPDPSRPKEDLAQAISQQINDLPGGANYEVSQPIEDRVNEMLSGVKADVAIKVFGDDRSILLATAEQIATILRTVPGATDIRVEQIAGLPTLSVNIKRQELARYGLNVADIQGIVQIAMGGVATGKIYQGDRRFDLVVRLPEQYRVDIETLSRLPILLPAIPPTQQAPGQVTAQAIGAAYVPLSTVAEIQIQSGPNQITRENGKRRIVTTFNVRGRDLGSVVAEAQAKIQKQIMLPAGYWIHWGGEFELMIEAANRLTIVVPITLLLIFLFLYSAFGNFKDGLLVFTGVPFALTGGIVALWLRDIPLSISAGVGFIALSGVAVLNGLVMITFINKLYAEGLPLDQAVRQGALTRLRPVLMTALVASLGFVPMAIATSAGAEVQRPLATVVIGGIISSTILTLLLLPMLYHWAYATLSSRYKITNNNNVPPSNHNEPNNHNDKGIEK is encoded by the coding sequence ATGCTAGATCGCCTCTTAAAATTCTCTATCAACCGACGATGGCTAGTCATGTTAGCTGTCTTTGGGTTAGTTCTGTTTGGGATTTATAGCTACCACCAGCTACCTATCAGTGCCGTACCTGATGTCTCTAATATCCAAGTCCAGATTAACACGGAAGCACTAGGCTACTCTCCCTTAGAGACAGAGGAGTTAATTACTTTTCCGATGGAACTAGCCATGCTAGGGACACCCAAACTTCACAAAACTCGCTCTATCTCAAAATATGGATTATCTCAAGTCGTTGCTATCTTTGAGGATAGCACCGATATTTATTTTGCCCGCCAGCAAGTCAACGAACGCATTCAGCAAGCAAGAGGCTCGCTCCCCCTTGGGATTAGACCCCAGATAGGCCCTATCGCTACTGGCTTAGGAGAAATTGTACTATGGACTGTAGAGGCTATTCCCAGCGGGCGTAAATCAGATAAGAATCCTCATACGCTCACTGATCTACGCACCCTTCAAGACTGGGTCATTCGACCCCAATTGCTGACTGTCCCTGGGATAACAGAAATCAACAGCATTGGTGGCTATAAGAAACAATACCATGTCACCCCGGATCCCCAGAGGCTTATCGCCTATGGTTTAAATTTTCAGGATGTGATGAGGGCATTAGCCAAGAACAATAACAATATAGGCGCTGGCTATATTGAGCATGCGGGAGAGCAATACCTGATTCGGGTGCCGGGGCGAGTTTATACCTTTAATGAAATTGGTAATATCCAAGTAGGAATCTCTCAAGGAGTACCTATCCTGATTCAGGATGTGGCTGAGGTTTTATTAGGCAAAGAGTTACGCACCGGCGCAGCTACCCGAGACGGTAAAGAAGCAATTATTGGCACGGCGGTTATGTTGACAGGGAAAAATAGCCACGTTGTTGCTCGGGCAGCGGTAAAAAAATTAGCTGAGGTTAATCACTCGCTGATCGCAGAAGGGGTGGAGATTAAACCCTTTTACGATCGGACTGTTTTAGTAGATACGGCTATTGCCACCGTCAAAAATAATCTGCTCGAAGGGGCGGCTCTAGTCGTTACCATCTTATTTCTGCTACTGGGCAATATCCGAGCGGCGCTGATTACCGCTCTCGTCATCCCTCTTGCTATGCTCTTTACTATCGCCGGCATGATCGTAAGTGAAGTCAGTGCCAACCTAGTCAGCCTAGGCGCAATTGATTTTGGGATTATCGTTGACGGTGCTGTCGTCATTGTTGAGAACTGTATCCGCCATCTGTCAGAAACACAAGAGCAGCTAAAACGGCCTTTAACCCTAGATCAACGCCTCAAGATAGTCTATGAGGCTTCTGCAGAAACCCTCCGAGCGCTCCTATTCGGGCAACTGATCATCATGTCCGTATATGCCCCTATTTTCGCCCTTACTGGAGTAGCCGGAAAAATGTTTCATCCGATGGCCCAAACGGTCATTATGGCCCTGCTTGGGGCTACACTCCTCTCTGTCACCTTTATCCCGGCAGCGATAGCGTTATTTATTGGTAAAAAAGTCTCAGAGAAGGAGAGCGGGCTTATCAGGCTAGCGCAAAAAGCTTATCTGCCCATCCTAAACTTCGTACTTCATAATCGTGCCTTGATGACGACCATTGCAGTCGTCATTGCCATCCTAAGTGGCCTGATCGCCACCCGTCTAGGCACGGAATTTGTCCCTCATCTTGATGAAGGCGATAGCGCTTTGGTAGTTGTTCGCTCGCCAGGTACCAGCCTGAGCCAATCCATTGCCATGGAAAAAAATCTGGAAAAATTACTGAAAACATTCCCTGAGGTAAAAACAGTAGCCGGTCGAACAGGCACCGCCGAAGTAGCTAATGATGTAATGGGGCCAGAGCAAACCGATGTCTATGTGATGCTCAAGCCCAAGAAAGAATGGCCTGACCCAAGCCGACCCAAAGAAGATCTTGCCCAAGCGATTTCCCAGCAGATCAACGATCTTCCTGGCGGCGCTAACTATGAGGTGAGCCAACCCATTGAGGATCGAGTTAATGAGATGCTTTCCGGCGTTAAGGCCGATGTGGCGATTAAAGTCTTTGGTGATGATAGATCAATCTTATTAGCCACTGCAGAGCAGATCGCCACTATTCTCAGGACGGTGCCAGGAGCCACAGATATACGGGTGGAGCAGATTGCAGGACTGCCGACGCTAAGTGTGAATATAAAGCGGCAAGAGCTAGCCCGTTATGGGCTTAATGTGGCCGATATTCAGGGAATCGTGCAAATTGCCATGGGCGGGGTAGCCACTGGTAAGATCTACCAAGGAGATCGTCGCTTTGACTTAGTAGTACGACTACCGGAGCAATATCGAGTGGATATTGAGACCCTAAGCCGTCTACCTATTCTGCTTCCTGCTATCCCCCCTACTCAACAAGCACCAGGACAGGTTACCGCTCAAGCTATCGGGGCAGCTTATGTTCCCTTAAGTACGGTGGCTGAGATACAAATTCAATCTGGCCCTAATCAGATCACACGAGAAAATGGAAAGCGCCGGATAGTGACCACTTTCAATGTTCGAGGTCGAGATCTAGGATCAGTGGTGGCAGAAGCCCAAGCTAAAATTCAAAAACAAATTATGCTTCCGGCAGGCTATTGGATTCACTGGGGAGGAGAATTTGAGCTGATGATTGAGGCGGCAAACCGCCTGACTATCGTCGTTCCTATTACGCTACTGCTTATATTTCTTTTCTTATATAGCGCTTTCGGTAATTTTAAAGACGGCTTGTTGGTTTTTACCGGTGTTCCCTTTGCATTAACGGGAGGAATAGTTGCCCTTTGGCTACGGGATATCCCCCTTTCTATCTCCGCTGGAGTAGGCTTTATTGCCCTCTCTGGCGTAGCTGTACTCAACGGCTTAGTCATGATTACCTTTATTAATAAACTCTATGCAGAGGGCTTACCTTTAGATCAAGCTGTTCGGCAAGGTGCACTCACTCGCTTACGCCCGGTACTAATGACTGCCTTAGTCGCTTCCTTAGGTTTTGTACCGATGGCTATAGCGACTAGCGCAGGAGCGGAAGTACAGCGCCCCCTTGCAACGGTAGTCATTGGCGGTATTATTTCCTCGACTATTTTGACTTTACTGCTTTTACCTATGCTCTATCATTGGGCTTACGCCACTCTATCCAGCCGGTATAAAATAACTAATAATAACAACGTACCTCCAAGCAACCATAACGAGCCAAATAACCATAACGATAAGGGAATAGAAAAATAA
- a CDS encoding DUF599 domain-containing protein produces MPDWEYGLILLAFILLGGYHVQLLRQIRRQPLSTAIGLSQQARRLWVRKIIQDGRDILAVQTLRNWTMAATLLASTAILLALGILNAAFFVEKQPELSKLFNYFGYNNEILWLLKLIILSGDFFFSFFNFVLAIRYYNHTSFMINIAEYQESGISVNAVIEILKRGANHYTLGMRGYYFSIPLSLWLFGSLWLLGGTLLLLVILYRLDRVA; encoded by the coding sequence ATGCCTGACTGGGAATACGGATTAATACTGTTAGCCTTTATATTGTTAGGGGGTTACCATGTTCAGCTATTACGGCAAATACGAAGACAGCCGTTATCAACTGCGATTGGGTTATCGCAACAGGCTCGCAGGTTGTGGGTACGAAAAATCATACAAGACGGGCGCGATATACTGGCGGTCCAAACTTTACGCAATTGGACTATGGCCGCAACCCTTCTGGCTTCTACAGCGATTCTACTTGCCTTAGGTATTCTTAATGCCGCTTTTTTCGTCGAGAAACAGCCTGAGTTATCTAAATTATTTAATTATTTTGGCTATAACAATGAAATACTGTGGCTATTAAAGCTGATAATACTGAGCGGAGATTTCTTTTTTTCTTTTTTTAATTTTGTGCTAGCAATCCGCTACTATAACCATACCAGCTTTATGATTAATATCGCTGAATACCAAGAATCAGGTATTAGCGTCAATGCCGTCATAGAGATATTGAAACGAGGGGCAAATCACTACACTTTAGGGATGCGAGGTTATTATTTTTCTATTCCCTTATCGTTATGGTTATTTGGCTCGTTATGGTTGCTTGGAGGTACGTTGTTATTATTAGTTATTTTATACCGGCTGGATAGAGTGGCGTAA
- the corA gene encoding magnesium/cobalt transporter CorA: MSYFIKDYSPPGTPPGTLMAIKEGIESQHSINLMSYTITEFQEEKLADISQCQDYFHDSPNLWIHIQGSPGSAILHNIGTLLNLHPLAMEDVSKKGQRPKMESYDDQLFVILGLATMEDDLTITTKQISLFLDKRYIVSFCDGNEDPFESIRERLRKKGNHIQSNAIDYLFYTLIDLVIDSGFPLLERVGEEIDDLEEELLCNPTSDTLLWVHQLRRGLLSLRRTLWPQREAVNGLLREEHSLISSATKIYLRDCYDHSIQLMELLEAYREITSNMLDIYLSSVSNHTNEIMRVLTIIATIFIPLTFIVGVYGMNFESNPNNPWAMPELRWHYGYPGVWLVMIAIAVLLLAFFKRRKWF; the protein is encoded by the coding sequence ATGAGTTATTTTATTAAGGATTATTCTCCTCCGGGTACCCCACCAGGTACTTTGATGGCAATAAAAGAGGGTATAGAAAGCCAACATTCAATTAACCTAATGAGCTATACCATCACCGAATTTCAGGAGGAGAAGCTAGCTGATATTAGCCAATGCCAAGATTATTTTCATGACTCACCTAATCTCTGGATCCATATTCAAGGTTCTCCGGGATCAGCGATCTTACATAATATTGGGACATTGCTTAATCTTCATCCGTTAGCCATGGAAGATGTTTCTAAAAAAGGACAGCGCCCAAAAATGGAAAGCTATGATGATCAGCTATTTGTAATTTTGGGGCTAGCGACCATGGAGGACGATTTAACAATAACTACCAAACAGATTAGCTTGTTTTTAGATAAACGTTATATAGTGAGTTTTTGTGATGGCAATGAGGATCCTTTCGAGTCAATTAGAGAACGATTGCGGAAAAAAGGTAACCACATCCAATCTAATGCTATAGATTATTTATTTTATACCTTAATTGACTTAGTCATTGATAGCGGTTTTCCTCTCTTAGAGAGAGTAGGTGAGGAGATTGATGATTTAGAAGAAGAGCTTTTATGCAACCCAACCTCAGATACTTTGCTATGGGTTCATCAGCTTAGGCGGGGATTATTGTCGCTGCGGCGGACACTCTGGCCACAGCGGGAGGCGGTGAATGGGTTACTACGAGAGGAGCATAGCTTAATTAGTAGCGCCACTAAAATATATTTACGTGATTGCTATGATCATAGCATCCAGCTTATGGAGTTATTAGAAGCCTATCGGGAAATTACTAGCAATATGCTAGATATCTATCTCTCTAGTGTTAGCAATCATACTAACGAGATTATGCGGGTATTGACCATTATTGCCACTATTTTTATTCCGCTAACGTTTATTGTGGGTGTTTATGGTATGAACTTTGAGAGTAACCCTAATAATCCTTGGGCAATGCCAGAGCTTAGATGGCACTATGGGTATCCGGGGGTATGGTTAGTGATGATTGCCATAGCCGTCTTGCTTTTAGCATTTTTTAAGCGGCGAAAGTGGTTTTGA
- a CDS encoding AsmA family protein, translating to MKTLGKIIFGVLITLLIIISIALYFAWSNLDSIAAGAIEKYGSQAIGTPVTVGKVEILLEKGTAQINNLTIGNPQGYQSDHVMEIGTIQAGLDISSLKTNTIVVNEIVIDGAGINAEIKGTQSNLTQIRDNLKQQASSAEPSAQPAETETETTTEQKPAAPGKKFIVKAFRFTNGQATALIDAVNIKQAIKIPDISLQDIGAKSGGVAGSELAQQILQPVIEKVMEQVRNQTGKQAIDTLKETGKKALENLLK from the coding sequence ATGAAAACACTTGGAAAAATTATATTTGGAGTACTCATCACACTACTCATTATCATCAGTATTGCCTTATATTTCGCTTGGTCAAATCTTGATAGCATAGCGGCAGGGGCTATTGAAAAATATGGCTCCCAAGCCATTGGTACCCCAGTAACCGTAGGTAAAGTAGAGATCTTACTTGAGAAAGGTACAGCTCAAATCAATAACCTGACGATTGGTAACCCCCAAGGCTATCAATCAGACCATGTCATGGAAATTGGAACCATTCAAGCAGGTTTAGATATCTCTTCTCTGAAGACTAACACCATCGTGGTGAATGAAATCGTTATTGACGGTGCCGGTATTAACGCAGAAATTAAGGGGACACAAAGTAACCTTACTCAGATTCGTGATAACTTAAAGCAGCAGGCCAGCTCTGCAGAGCCATCAGCTCAGCCGGCAGAAACAGAGACAGAAACAACAACAGAGCAAAAACCAGCAGCGCCGGGTAAAAAATTCATCGTCAAAGCATTTCGCTTTACCAATGGGCAGGCCACTGCACTTATCGATGCGGTCAATATCAAGCAGGCTATTAAAATTCCCGATATCTCGCTTCAAGATATTGGGGCAAAATCAGGCGGCGTAGCCGGATCTGAGCTAGCGCAGCAAATACTACAGCCCGTAATTGAAAAAGTGATGGAGCAGGTGCGTAATCAAACAGGAAAACAAGCTATTGACACTTTGAAAGAAACAGGTAAAAAAGCGCTAGAGAATTTACTGAAGTAG
- a CDS encoding pirin family protein, giving the protein MTKSKANNSEREVMQIVQGQLTNDGAGVRLRRIIGTSELSQLDPFLLFDEFHSDNADDYIAGFPNHPHRGFETVTYMLAGRMRHEDNQGNSGLLTAGSVQWMTAGRGIVHSEMPEQENGLLWGFQLWVNLPARDKMTAPRYQDIAPEAIPEVKVKEGVWVKVIAGEVDSIKGPITAVATQPIYLDIKLQPKTTYKLDLPINHNAFVYVYGGAAQISAQAKLVTQGELAVLGTGGLVTLAATDADPVQLLLVAGQPLREPVARYGPFVMNTKDEIRAAMEDFQAGRL; this is encoded by the coding sequence ATGACGAAATCTAAGGCAAATAATAGTGAGCGAGAGGTGATGCAAATAGTGCAAGGGCAGCTAACCAATGATGGAGCAGGCGTACGTCTACGCCGGATTATAGGAACATCTGAATTATCTCAATTAGATCCTTTTTTACTATTTGATGAGTTTCATTCCGATAATGCCGATGACTATATTGCAGGCTTTCCCAATCATCCTCACCGTGGTTTTGAGACGGTAACTTACATGTTAGCTGGGCGTATGCGTCATGAGGATAATCAAGGTAATAGTGGATTGCTGACTGCGGGTAGCGTGCAGTGGATGACCGCTGGGCGTGGCATTGTACACTCTGAAATGCCCGAACAGGAGAATGGTTTACTATGGGGTTTTCAGCTCTGGGTCAACCTACCCGCGCGGGATAAAATGACGGCACCCCGTTATCAGGATATTGCCCCAGAGGCCATTCCAGAGGTTAAGGTAAAAGAGGGGGTTTGGGTTAAAGTAATTGCTGGTGAGGTTGACAGTATTAAAGGACCCATCACGGCAGTGGCTACTCAACCGATATATCTTGATATTAAGCTACAGCCAAAAACAACCTATAAGCTTGATTTACCTATAAATCATAATGCCTTTGTCTATGTTTATGGTGGAGCTGCCCAGATTAGTGCCCAAGCTAAGTTAGTGACTCAGGGCGAGTTGGCGGTACTGGGAACTGGGGGGTTAGTAACGCTGGCTGCAACAGATGCTGACCCAGTACAATTACTATTGGTTGCTGGCCAACCTCTTCGGGAGCCGGTTGCCCGTTATGGGCCGTTTGTGATGAATACTAAGGATGAAATTCGAGCTGCTATGGAAGATTTTCAAGCAGGGCGTTTGTAA
- a CDS encoding DUF2357 domain-containing protein gives MISWWLKIDNDNPIELRAGMPPIEVKETGRLLFTIKINEDTEDSLAKLGAPVLIIGDIPIELNRESDAENEIIFKTSKDIGSAESRYFYNFFGESEITLGFENDTERQIKLRFNVLARKENATFAKQMLDYLTSKVEDAVAICFSRSHIKGDYSDNEKFNFNKYNLIKETVEFLREHISLFSREHKHVWKTDMMLSESGQPTGIDSIYWVLSNLDKISPCNDEGINIFYNNRGYSLPLVPKEIILEDTDTYENRVINSFLLQAAEFLNHLKREYSKYKQDIPQSRESDYVRFDHTMSGYMNITLQYKVREIDTLQQKLKEIHHLFNKILPSKVIKNIYPRFTPYVNRHFHYREMFSLITRCLKSPSPKIVGSELLLGLKNLAIIYEIVVLVSLYKMITTEFNAKEVGRAYRAYSPFEKYPFGGKKSKAPEGAVNNFYSFSYEDKTIDLYYEPKIFSLNDMNASGDLINISNNNGSKKYGHYHICPDFIIKISSPWWSASLILILDAKYKDQQSVEEYDFDSLTLKYLLNIHQLDENKKLSRSLTKVLFILFAHQDKGRLLNSVAKEYRLTGETPVLPQTIGLHFNPTDNKTLLEYTRAAIAYMG, from the coding sequence ATGATTAGCTGGTGGCTAAAGATTGATAATGATAATCCCATTGAATTAAGAGCAGGCATGCCACCAATAGAGGTTAAGGAAACAGGTAGGTTGTTATTTACTATTAAAATCAATGAGGATACTGAGGACAGCTTAGCTAAGCTTGGGGCACCGGTATTAATCATTGGTGATATACCGATTGAACTCAATCGTGAAAGTGATGCTGAAAATGAAATTATATTCAAAACCTCTAAAGATATTGGCTCAGCTGAGTCTAGGTATTTTTATAATTTTTTTGGTGAAAGCGAAATTACCCTTGGTTTTGAGAATGACACTGAAAGGCAGATTAAATTAAGATTTAATGTTTTAGCGAGAAAGGAGAATGCAACGTTTGCAAAACAAATGCTAGATTATTTAACCTCTAAAGTGGAGGATGCTGTAGCGATTTGTTTTTCAAGAAGTCATATAAAAGGAGATTATTCTGATAATGAAAAGTTTAATTTTAATAAATATAACTTGATTAAAGAAACAGTCGAGTTCTTAAGAGAGCATATCTCTTTATTCTCTAGAGAGCATAAGCATGTTTGGAAAACAGATATGATGTTATCTGAGAGCGGCCAGCCAACGGGTATTGACTCAATCTATTGGGTACTTTCTAACTTAGATAAAATATCACCTTGTAATGATGAGGGTATTAATATTTTTTATAACAATCGGGGGTATTCACTCCCGTTGGTGCCAAAGGAAATAATACTTGAAGATACCGATACTTACGAGAATAGGGTCATCAATTCGTTTTTGCTGCAGGCAGCGGAGTTTTTAAACCATTTAAAGCGAGAATATTCAAAATATAAACAGGATATCCCCCAGAGTAGAGAAAGCGATTATGTCCGCTTTGATCATACTATGTCTGGGTATATGAATATTACATTGCAATATAAAGTACGAGAGATTGATACCCTGCAACAAAAACTAAAAGAAATACACCATCTATTTAATAAAATACTCCCCAGCAAAGTAATTAAAAACATATACCCGAGATTTACGCCATACGTGAATAGGCATTTTCATTATAGGGAAATGTTTTCATTAATCACAAGATGCCTAAAATCACCTTCACCCAAAATAGTTGGAAGCGAATTACTATTAGGGTTGAAGAATTTAGCCATTATCTACGAGATAGTGGTACTGGTTAGTTTATATAAGATGATAACGACAGAATTTAATGCAAAGGAAGTCGGTAGAGCGTATAGAGCATATAGCCCATTCGAAAAGTATCCATTTGGCGGTAAGAAATCTAAAGCTCCGGAAGGGGCTGTCAATAATTTTTATTCATTTAGTTATGAAGATAAAACGATAGATCTCTACTATGAGCCTAAGATTTTTTCGCTAAATGATATGAATGCGAGCGGTGATTTAATTAATATCTCTAATAATAATGGTTCAAAAAAATATGGGCATTATCATATTTGCCCAGATTTTATTATAAAAATATCCTCTCCGTGGTGGTCAGCTTCTTTAATTTTAATTTTAGATGCAAAGTATAAAGACCAACAATCCGTAGAAGAGTATGATTTTGATAGTTTAACTTTGAAATACCTATTGAATATCCATCAATTAGATGAGAATAAGAAACTAAGCCGTTCACTTACAAAAGTATTATTTATATTGTTCGCACACCAAGATAAAGGGAGGTTACTAAATAGCGTGGCAAAAGAGTATCGGCTGACAGGGGAAACCCCTGTACTTCCTCAAACAATTGGCTTGCATTTTAATCCTACAGACAATAAAACCCTACTAGAATATACCCGTGCTGCTATTGCTTATATGGGATAA
- a CDS encoding glutathione S-transferase family protein — MIKLYYKPGACSLAPHIVLEWIQKPYETEAVNLSDPAFLKLNPAGSVPILDTGEGWMLTQAGAVLNYLADRFPEANLGGGGSIRDKAELRRWLSFFTGDLHPSFYPVFAPQRYTTAEDEAALNMAKAAGIKLVHKRYQLLEDHLKGKKYILGDNRSILDAYAFPMLQWGKKVLPEGISHYPNLVRLHDTLAADSAVQKALKKEGLI; from the coding sequence ATGATCAAACTCTACTACAAACCCGGTGCCTGCTCCCTTGCTCCTCATATCGTGCTCGAATGGATCCAAAAACCGTATGAAACTGAAGCGGTTAACCTGAGTGATCCGGCATTTCTAAAACTCAATCCCGCAGGCTCCGTCCCAATCCTCGACACAGGTGAAGGTTGGATGTTGACTCAGGCTGGCGCCGTACTCAACTATCTTGCTGATCGCTTTCCCGAAGCAAACCTTGGTGGAGGGGGATCAATCCGTGATAAGGCTGAGCTGAGGCGCTGGCTATCTTTTTTTACCGGCGATCTACACCCCTCCTTTTACCCTGTCTTTGCACCCCAGCGTTATACCACTGCTGAGGATGAGGCAGCACTTAATATGGCAAAAGCTGCAGGGATAAAACTTGTCCACAAACGCTATCAATTGCTTGAAGATCATCTCAAAGGTAAGAAGTATATTTTAGGTGACAACCGGTCAATTCTTGATGCTTATGCTTTTCCCATGCTTCAATGGGGTAAAAAAGTACTCCCTGAAGGGATTAGCCATTATCCAAATTTGGTTCGCCTTCACGATACGTTAGCAGCTGATTCAGCCGTACAAAAAGCATTGAAAAAAGAGGGGTTAATATAA
- a CDS encoding DUF2959 domain-containing protein has product MLNIYLNSTTRTLLISSTCVLALGCQTAYYKAMEKFGYQKRDILSYRVEKVRDAQTEAKQQFKSALEQFSSVVNFNGGDLEVLYNKLDGEYQDSKDKAEKVHSRISDVESVAGALFSEWKEEIGEYHDASLRRKSEQQLAQTKVKYEKLLEAMKRAESKMEPVLGTFHDQVLYLKHNLDARAIASLQSDLSTIEANVNQLIKEMESAINEANTFIKTLN; this is encoded by the coding sequence ATGCTGAATATATACCTTAATTCTACTACCCGTACCCTACTCATTAGCAGCACCTGCGTTTTAGCACTTGGCTGCCAAACGGCTTATTATAAGGCCATGGAGAAGTTTGGTTATCAAAAACGAGATATCCTATCGTACCGTGTTGAGAAAGTACGGGATGCTCAAACAGAAGCTAAACAGCAGTTTAAATCTGCCCTAGAGCAGTTTTCTTCTGTCGTTAATTTCAATGGCGGCGATCTAGAAGTACTTTATAATAAACTTGATGGAGAATACCAAGACAGCAAGGATAAAGCTGAGAAAGTGCATAGCCGAATTTCCGATGTAGAGAGTGTTGCTGGCGCTTTATTCTCTGAATGGAAAGAGGAAATCGGTGAATATCACGATGCATCTTTGAGACGTAAAAGTGAGCAGCAATTAGCTCAAACTAAAGTTAAGTATGAGAAGCTACTTGAAGCTATGAAACGCGCCGAATCGAAAATGGAGCCAGTACTGGGTACTTTTCATGATCAGGTATTATATTTAAAGCATAATTTAGACGCGCGAGCCATTGCTTCACTACAGAGTGATCTTAGCACCATAGAAGCCAACGTAAATCAATTGATTAAAGAGATGGAATCCGCTATCAATGAGGCGAATACCTTCATTAAAACCTTAAACTAG
- the cbbX gene encoding CbbX protein has protein sequence MNNAENGSAMKHQTGCESDTPVDLDAEFKSSNIQEVLDKLDRELIGLKPIKTRIHEIAALLLVDRLRRQFELTSETPTLHMSFTGNPGTGKTTVALRMGEILKRLGYVREGHLVTVTRDDLVGQYIGHTAPKTKEVIKKAMGGVLFIDEAYYLYKPENERDYGQESIEILLQVMENNRDDLVVILAGYKDKMDRFFMSNPGMRSRIAHHLDFPDYSSGELMAIAKLMLASQNYRFSTTGEQAFVEYIPQRMKLTHFANARSIRNALDRARLRQANRLFASRGKKLTQLDLITIEAEDIRASRVFLEGTPDDHLRN, from the coding sequence ATGAATAACGCTGAGAACGGGAGCGCTATGAAGCATCAAACGGGCTGCGAGAGTGATACGCCAGTGGATCTGGATGCGGAATTCAAATCTTCTAATATTCAAGAGGTACTTGATAAACTGGATCGCGAGCTGATCGGTTTAAAGCCGATTAAGACTCGAATCCATGAAATTGCAGCGCTCTTGCTGGTAGATCGGCTGCGTCGGCAATTTGAGCTTACCTCTGAAACACCCACTTTGCATATGAGCTTCACGGGTAATCCAGGTACGGGTAAAACCACTGTCGCATTGCGGATGGGTGAGATCTTAAAAAGACTGGGTTATGTGCGAGAAGGCCACTTAGTGACGGTAACCCGCGATGACTTAGTGGGTCAGTATATTGGTCATACCGCCCCTAAAACAAAAGAAGTTATCAAAAAAGCTATGGGGGGGGTGCTATTTATTGATGAAGCCTACTATCTTTATAAGCCTGAGAACGAACGGGATTATGGCCAAGAATCAATTGAAATCCTGTTACAGGTGATGGAAAATAATCGGGATGACTTAGTGGTAATTTTAGCGGGCTACAAAGACAAGATGGATCGGTTTTTTATGAGTAATCCTGGCATGAGGTCACGTATTGCCCATCATCTGGATTTTCCAGATTACTCATCGGGAGAACTGATGGCTATTGCTAAACTGATGCTAGCAAGCCAGAACTACCGTTTTAGTACCACCGGAGAACAAGCATTTGTTGAGTATATTCCACAGCGCATGAAACTTACCCATTTTGCTAACGCCAGATCTATTCGTAATGCCCTAGATCGAGCACGTCTTCGTCAGGCAAATCGGCTTTTTGCATCCCGCGGAAAGAAGCTTACCCAGCTTGATTTAATTACAATAGAAGCTGAAGATATTCGAGCAAGTCGCGTATTTCTGGAAGGTACGCCAGATGATCATCTGAGAAATTAA